One Sulfitobacter sp. M39 genomic window, TCGGGCGACGTGCTGCTGACCCTCGCGGGGGATGGTGTGATCCGGCTGACGGTCGAAGCGCTGGATGTGACCTTGAAGGATGTGACGCGCCCCTATGTGGCCCCGTCGCGCAAACTGCCGGAACATCCGACCTAAGCGTTCTTCCACATTCTTTGCCGTGCGGATCGCCCGCGTGGCATCCCTTCAAAGCCTATTGCACGTTGCAAAGGACATCCGATGCCCCAATTCCTAGACTTCGATCAGCCCGATTTCGAACAGGCGTTCACCGCGCTGCTTTCTGCCAAACGTGAAGACAGCCCCGATGTGGATGACACAGTGGCCGAGATCATTGCGCAGGTGCGGGCCAAGGGCGATGCTGCGGTGATCGAGCTGACCCAGAAGTTCGACCGCATCGCGCTGACCCCCGACACCCTGCGCATCACCGCGGCAGAGGTCGACGCCGCGGTTGCCGAAGTTTCCGACGCGGATCGCACAGCGCTTGAACTCGCCGCGGCGCGCATCCGGGCCTATCACGAACGGCAACTGCCCGAGGATGCACAGTGGCAGGACGACGCCGGTGCCACGCTCGGCTGGCGGTGGAGCGCCGTATCCGCCGCAGGGCTTTATGTGCCCGGTGGTCTGGCAAGCTATCCGTCCTCTGTCTTGATGAACGCGATCCCGGCCAAGGTCGCGGGGGTTGAACGGCTTGCGATGGTCGTGCCCACGCCGGACGGGGTGCTGAACCCGCTGGTGTTGCTGGCTGCGCGGCTGGCGGGCGTCGATGAGATTTACCGCATCGGTGGGGCGCAGGCGGTGGCGGCGCTGGCCTATGGCACCGATACGATCCCCCCCGTCGACAAGATCACCGGCCCCGGCAATGCCTATGTCGCTGCCGCGAAACGGCGGGTGTTTGGCAAGGTGGGCATCGACATGATTGCGGGCCCGTCCGAAATTCTGGTGATCGCGGATGGTGACAACGATGCTGACTGGATCGCGCTTGATCTGCTTAGCCAAGCCGAACACGACGAAAGCGCCCAATCGATCCTGATCACCACGGACAAGGCCTTTGGCCGCGCGGTGTCGGATGCTGTGGATGCACGGCTGGAAACGCTGGAACGGCGCGCGATTGCGGGCACCAGCTGGCGCGAGAACGGGGCGATCATCACCGTGCCGGATCTGGCGACCGCCGCCAAGCTGAGCAACCGTATCGCTCCTGAGCACCTTGAGCTTTGTGTCGCGGATGTGGATGCGCTGAGCGCGCAGATCACCCACGCGGGGGCGATCTTCCTTGGTCAATGGACGCCCGAGGCGATTGGCGACTATGTGGGCGGGCCGAACCACGTGCTGCCCACGGCACGCTCTGCCCGGTTTTCCAGCGGGCTGTCGGTGCTGGACTTTATGAAGCGCACGACTTTGGCACGGATGACGCCGGACGCGCTGCGCGCAATCGGCCCGTCGGCGGAACGTCTGGCGCGATCCGAAAGCCTTGAGGCGCACGGTCTGTCGGTCACCGCACGGCTGCGCAAACTGAACGACTGACGCAACGGCCCTTTGTCCGTCCCGCCGATGTCAATTGTAGAACCCCGCCGCCCGGTCTAAGGTCGGCGGGATAAACACTAGATGAGACGTCCCCATGTCCCGGATCACGCATATCGCGCTTGACGACGCGAACCTGCCCCCGCCCACGCCCGAGATAGAGCAAGAGCGCAAGGTCGCCATGTTTGATCTGCTGGAGGACAACGTTTTTACCCTGCCGTCGCGCGATGATCGCCCGGTGCCGCAAGGGCCGTACCATCTGGGCTTGTCGATCCGTGACAAACGGTTGGTCTTCGATGTGAACACCGAAAGCGCTGAAAAGGCGGCGGAATTCCATCTGTCGCTCGGGCCGTTCCGGCAGGTTGTCAAAGATTACTTCCAGATTTGCGAATCCTACTTCGAGGCGGTCAAGAAATCCGCCCCCTCGCAGATCGAGACCATCGATATGGCACGGCGCGGGATTCACAACGAAGGCTCTCGGGTGTTGCAAGAGCGGCTTGAAGGCAAGGCCGAGATCGATACCGATACGGCCCGCCGCCTGTTCACCCTCATCTGCGTCCTGCACTACGGCGGCTAGATGACCCAGAAGCTGCCCCAATCGGTGCTGTTTTGCTGCGATCACAACGCGGTGCGGTCGCCTATGGCTGAAGGGTTGATGAAAAAGTTCTACGGCACGGGCACCTATGTGCAATCCGTCGGCGTGATGAACGATCTGGAAATCGACGGCTTCTCTATCGCGGTGTGCCAAGAGCTGGATGTCGAATTGTCCCGCCACCGGTCCCGCAGTTTCGACGAGATGGAGAATTGGGGTGATGATCTAAGCTCTTTCGATCTGATCATCGCGCTGAGCCCCGCCAGCCAACGCCGTGCGCTGGAACTGACGCGGTTTTATCATCTGACGGTGGAATATTGGCCGATCCTCGATCCGACAGGGCTGGGGGAAACCCGCGATGCCAAGATCGCGCAATACCGCGCCGCCCGTGATCAGATCAAAGACCGCCTGATTGACCGGTTCGGTGCGCCCACGCGGCCACAGATCTAGGGCAGGGGCGTACCCCTGCCGCTGGTGTCACGGTCTTAGGTGGCGCTGCACAGCGTCGACGCTGTCTGGCCATAGGCTTTCCATACAGCCCAGAAATCATTGTCGCTTTGGCGGTCGGACTGGCGAGCCTCTTGCAGGCTGTGAGGGTCCGAGAAGACGCGTACGCCACGGCGCTGTTCTGATGAAGAAAGCTCTTTATCGGCAACGGCTTGGATACAGCCGCAGCGCGCCGCGCTCGCCTGTTTGCGCCCCGATT contains:
- a CDS encoding UPF0262 family protein, which encodes MSRITHIALDDANLPPPTPEIEQERKVAMFDLLEDNVFTLPSRDDRPVPQGPYHLGLSIRDKRLVFDVNTESAEKAAEFHLSLGPFRQVVKDYFQICESYFEAVKKSAPSQIETIDMARRGIHNEGSRVLQERLEGKAEIDTDTARRLFTLICVLHYGG
- a CDS encoding arsenate-mycothiol transferase ArsC; this translates as MTQKLPQSVLFCCDHNAVRSPMAEGLMKKFYGTGTYVQSVGVMNDLEIDGFSIAVCQELDVELSRHRSRSFDEMENWGDDLSSFDLIIALSPASQRRALELTRFYHLTVEYWPILDPTGLGETRDAKIAQYRAARDQIKDRLIDRFGAPTRPQI
- the hisD gene encoding histidinol dehydrogenase: MPQFLDFDQPDFEQAFTALLSAKREDSPDVDDTVAEIIAQVRAKGDAAVIELTQKFDRIALTPDTLRITAAEVDAAVAEVSDADRTALELAAARIRAYHERQLPEDAQWQDDAGATLGWRWSAVSAAGLYVPGGLASYPSSVLMNAIPAKVAGVERLAMVVPTPDGVLNPLVLLAARLAGVDEIYRIGGAQAVAALAYGTDTIPPVDKITGPGNAYVAAAKRRVFGKVGIDMIAGPSEILVIADGDNDADWIALDLLSQAEHDESAQSILITTDKAFGRAVSDAVDARLETLERRAIAGTSWRENGAIITVPDLATAAKLSNRIAPEHLELCVADVDALSAQITHAGAIFLGQWTPEAIGDYVGGPNHVLPTARSARFSSGLSVLDFMKRTTLARMTPDALRAIGPSAERLARSESLEAHGLSVTARLRKLND